One part of the Candida albicans SC5314 chromosome R, complete sequence genome encodes these proteins:
- a CDS encoding ubiquitin-specific protease (Ortholog(s) have ubiquitin-specific protease activity and role in protein deubiquitination, ubiquitin homeostasis, ubiquitin-dependent protein catabolic process via the multivesicular body sorting pathway), which produces MMDNEATIPSSLASTEAENVDTETGNSDKSLSHINRSSNFPETTSNQLQSNNPFRSSTSTVSVPSSESVPISQLRTRIANAELVNYPFKTLNRILDDLKWTIPVQEKYNFSMLNSKPIDYSEELSKVVNSSVIHFETLILNNDLEYCKSVEKVEYSNSQQVLYIMRGILSDKKHGTYHFRLAALETDSNPFVTKLIDKHQYHVIPKSSISAHDLQILLENTIDVDKIIDDAFFKSLNSPNGQILRVTLFKAEFTQEDLVPLTDEEIIRERYLEGIKRHPNLSPETIPNQLHCIKTLIKVLRGPVTLKPEDTIKTINLKNTVMDAQIDVNLLFEKLSFTLNGDEAVPPDLNNLPDLKESYIRKILELIFFAKNVMVPNNEFQTLYSFSDNMSQVFHTIVEYDKNVSVRHFSSNYSNRFPYFINLSASAYFSDELIIKCFELTVQSDSINQLYYVDSLKQIRSFRNNNGGYSVNNKLDIYFRQRNLIGYSDFLESMKILGLAVESNETETIDDDVIIAMYRSQFKNDPKNYQYYNNHLKRIAGIKNSEKLDDFIQKELLPIDLALEELSIEEITEDDVVITAYEFKLDELLQSNGFNGNANEVIFLNKALLSVAVHRRSYILLEYLETKLPDYVKIPTMNEMTTRKAFETLDIDVQASESEIISNFQNKFLKGNVDIRLLRYALKLIAESKKSEILLSFLRTGKIDTSLLPAQNWPAGLDNIGNTCYLNSLLQYYFCIKPLRELILTFNENNFSANDYPETRKIGGRKVENMELQRSNQFVYQLRRLFQEMIYSNKRCVQPSKELAYLSFLPLSQPVNFKNQKKTDYSGRTTIEENKQVQLAETKDNQSVGTESVHGELDGVLYQQSENGLSTDKDVTMTDGDDEINTEVKDIIDMDREVETGMEIETDVDESNKNYSMAVESPSSSRSMIEDEVETPDTSSSEDDVVGSSPKILPISSDQIESTIEVGRQQDVTECIENVTYQIETALPPQLIDKDGEQHDLIKQLFCGKTKQTITPLDKPDEPPRVSLERFFSLIINVSDHPKSIYDALDYYFNEDVVKLDEGLVKKSITISELPQILQFHVQRVLFDREKLMAYKSIEPIPFSDKIYLDRYLDTDDEEILYKRNQVFEWKREISKLQQYKFDLLKIDPETSVSLIDSLKITEKYLENKIISDDSLSIELSTIQTINDEIRKLTSNLEDIDNRLNELNHLISIQFQDYKSIAYNIFAVFIHRGEASYGHYWVYIKDPHNNNIFRKYNDEIVTEVPASEIFNFLETNTATPYYIVYIKEELESSYIEPLKREIKE; this is translated from the coding sequence ATGATGGATAATGAAGCAACCATACCTTCATCTTTAGCTTCTACAGAAGCGGAAAATGTCGACACAGAGACAGGAAACTCAGATAAATCACTTTCCCACATCAATCGATCTAGCAACTTTCCTGAAACTACATCCAATCAATTACAATCAAACAACCCGTTTCGCTCATCAACCCTGACAGTATCGGTACCATCACTGGAGTCAGTGCCAATTTCTCAACTAAGGACTAGAATTGCAAATGCAGAATTGGTGAACTATCCATTCAAAACTTTGAATAGAATCTTGGATGATTTGAAATGGACAATTCCAGtccaagaaaaatataatttcaGCATGTTAAACAGTAAGCCAATAGATTATAGTGAGGAATTGAGTAAAGTTGTTAATTCGAGTGTCATACATTTTGAAacattgattttaaataatgatttggaGTATTGCAAGTCAGTCGAAAAAGTCGAGTATTCCAATAGTCAACAAGTGCTTTATATTATGAGAGGTATTTTGCTGGATAAGAAGCACGGGACTTATCATTTCAGATTAGCTGCATTAGAAACCGACTCTAACCCTTTTGTAACTAAACTCATTGATaaacatcaatatcatGTTATCCCCAAATCCAGCATATCCGCACatgatttacaaattttGTTGGAGAATACTATAGATGTTGATAagattattgatgatgcaTTTTTCAAGAGTTTAAACTCACCAAATGGTCAAATCCTAAGGGTAACATTGTTCAAAGCAGAATTCACCCAAGAAGATTTAGTACCGTTGACGGACGAGGAGATAATACGAGAACGGTATTTAGAAGGAATTAAGAGACACCCAAATCTATCCCCGGAAACAATTCCAAACCAACTCCATTGTATTAAAACTTTGATAAAAGTGTTACGAGGACCGGTTACTTTGAAACCCGAGGACACCATCAAAACAATTAACCTCAAAAATACAGTTATGGATGCACAGATCGACGTCAATTTACTTTTTGAGAAATTGTCATTTACCTTAAATGGGGATGAAGCAGTACCACCAGACTTGAACAATTTGCCAGACTTGAAGGAATCGTACATAAGAAAAATCTTGGAGTTGATATTCTTTGCGAAAAATGTAATGGTGCCAAATAACGAGTTCCAGACTTTGTATTCATTTTCCGACAATATGTCTCAAGTGTTTCACACGATCGTTGAATACGATAAAAACGTGAGTGTGAGACATTTCAGTAGCAATTATTCAAACAGATTTCCATATTTCATCAATCTTAGCGCAAGTGCTTATTTCTCCGatgaattgataataaaatgtTTCGAGCTTACAGTGCAGTCTGACTCAATCAACCAGTTATACTATGTGGATTCCTTAAAGCAAATACGAAGTTTCAGAAACAATAATGGGGGTTATTCAGTAAACAATAAGCttgatatttatttcaGACAGAGAAATTTGATAGGCTACAGTGATTTTCTTGAGTCGATGAAGATATTGGGATTAGCAGTTGAAAGCAATGAAACAgaaacaattgatgatgatgttatTATTGCAATGTATCGGAGccaatttaaaaatgatcCCAAGAATTACCAgtattataataatcatttgaaaagaattgCTGGTATCAAAAATTCCGAGAAActtgatgattttattcAGAAAGAGTTGCTACCAATCGATTTAGCACTTGAAGAGTTGAGTATTGAAGAGATTACAGAGGATGATGTTGTGATCACTGCATACGAGTTCAAGCTTGACGAGTTATTGCAACTGAATGGATTCAACGGCAATGCTAATGAAgtcatttttttgaataagGCATTACTCTCAGTTGCAGTTCATCGAAGAAGTTACATATTATTGGAGTATTTGGAAACCAAATTACCTGATTACGTAAAAATACCCACAATGAATGAAATGACTACTCGCAAGGCATTTGAAACACTTGATATTGATGTCCAAGCTCTGGAATCTGAAATTATCAgtaattttcaaaataaatttctCAAGGGAAATGTCGATATTCGGTTGTTGAGATACgcattaaaattgattgctGAATCCAAGAAATCAGAGATATTATTAAGTTTCTTGAGAACTGGTAAAATAGATACATCATTACTCCCAGCACAAAACTGGCCTGCTGGGTTAGATAATATTGGGAACACATGCTACTTAAATTCGTTATtacaatattatttttgtataAAACCATTACgagaattgattttaacATTTAATGAGAACAATTTTAGTGCTAATGATTACCCTGAAACGAGAAAGATAGGTGGGAGAAAAGTAGAAAATATGGAGCTTCAAAGATCAAATCAATTCGTTTACCAGTTGCGTCGGTTATTTCAAGAAATGATTTATAGCAACAAAAGATGCGTTCAACCTAGTAAAGAATTGGCATATTTATCTTTTCTTCCATTGTCACAACCagttaatttcaaaaatcaaaagaagaCCGATTATCTGGGTAGAACTACAATTGAGGAAAATAAACAAGTTCAATTAGCTGAAACCAAGGACAACCAGAGTGTTGGCACAGAATCTGTGCATGGCGAACTTGATGGAGTAttatatcaacaatcaGAAAATGGACTCAGTACTGATAAAGATGTAACTATGACTGATGGCGATGATGAGATCAATACAGAAGTAAAGGATATTATAGACATGGATAGGGAAGTTGAAACTGGAatggaaattgaaacagatgttgatgaaagcaataaaaattattcCATGGCCGTTGAATCACCCCTGTCGTCAAGATCTATGATTGAGGATGAAGTAGAAACCCCTGATACTTCTTCAAGTGAGGATGACGTTGTGGGATCGAGTCCCAAAATATTACCCATACTGAGtgatcaaattgaaagcACAATTGAAGTTGGTAGACAGCAAGATGTCACTGAATGTATTGAAAATGTCACATATCAAATTGAGACAGCATTACCACCACAGTTGATAGATAAAGATGGCGAACAACACGatttaatcaaacaattattTTGCGGCAAAACTAAACAAACCATCACTCCCTTGGATAAACCTGATGAGCCACCTAGAGTTTCTTTAGAAAGGTTTTTCAGTTTGATTATTAATGTTAGTGATCACCCCAAGAGTATTTATGACGCGTTGGATTATTACTTTAATGAAGATGTGGTTAAATTGGATGAAGGATTAGttaaaaaaagtattaCCATTCTGGAATTGCCACAGATTTTGCAATTCCATGTGCAACGAGTTTTATTTGATCgtgaaaaattgatggcatataaatcaattgaaccAATTCCGTTCAGTGATAAGATTTATTTGGATAGATACTTGGATACCGATGACGAAGAAATCTTATATAAAAGAAACCAAGTGTTTGAGTGGAAACGTGAAATTCTGaaattacaacaatataaatttgatttattgaaaatcgACCCTGAGACATCGGTGTCATTGATTGATAGTTTGAAAATCACGGAAAAATATCTTGAGAACAAAATTATCCTGGACGATTCTTTGAGTATTGAATTGTCTACCATACAAACGATTAATGATGAGATCAGAAAATTAACATCGAATTTAgaagatattgataatcgattgaatgaattgaatcatttaataaGTATACAGTTCCAAGATTATAAATCGATTGCATATAATATATTTGCCGTTTTCATTCATCGTGGTGAAGCAAGCTATGGGCATTATTGGGTATACATCAAAGATCcacataataataatatattcCGGAAGtataatgatgaaattgtcACTGAAGTTCCTGCTAGtgaaatattcaatttcttggaaACAAACACCGCTACTCCttattatattgtttatatcaaagaagaattagaatCAAGTTATATAGAACCTTTAAAAAGGgaaattaaagaataa
- the SFL1 gene encoding Sfl1p (Transcription factor involved in negative regulation of morphogenesis, flocculation and virulence; induced in core caspofungin response; Spider biofilm induced), translating into MSHLVSSSLGTTTTATPTSRSPHTNHSTPYNQNSITSNRSSPVPKNSVNSRIIPQTMNPPIDMKSNNILNPEKDTDTSRGDHSESKASSISSASGTTTTNNNNVSNNNSTGKTQIVFIHKLYDMLHDESISHLIWWSPSLDSFYVTPGEEFSRVLSQYFKHTNIASFIRQLNMYGFHKVNEPFLNQDDQQQQQQLQSNRWEFRHSTNQFRKGDTESLKNIKRRSSKTLNAQKEVVNIKSLPPTSHPMEYNTGYSYQNEDSAHYFVHHHSITTMQSPADMRPRSPSTPIPMQPLAQQQQQQQQQQQQQQQQLPSQPVPNGPPVFSGPIPPGAVNQSPQEYLTRPSILNNVQGSFENATNFKFVELTNQINLLRNDFFTMNNRYEILQNELKYQTADSMAVLEILEKLSNDNRIATDIRDLKNVVSQRMQRLNNQFIPQQSNFAPHIPGQQQQQQHGNSVSSNYHLESTNVSRNPSTTNLNVAPQPYPLNPHYTIYANNRASGSSEINNGVFRAREDSNNSKRNLSVYDPLQPVPSRNSSRILIEESTPTHPPTNFNPQQSQSQSQVQLGPAMPPQGFRNRAESTYSPLSHSSNKSQILNKAPTPVNHSPLVQQQQKEAKQELNDSSVAPPSQSSLPVTRPLSRQQQQQQQTLHHPSTTSSRTNSLPNPVAEHPAPQSSYFMQRNSFNTVYEHQKSLRVPSPKRVRYATPPRSIPEQPISSTAPTTMITSTSKPTSTSGAAISRSENHSVVSLTGGALPSVSELDKSIRTGSSVSLPPIKSIKDNDNKNDNGNSDDNGNDHKKRKLE; encoded by the coding sequence ATGAGTCATTTGGTACTGTCTTCACTTGGTACGACAACGACTGCTACTCCAACTTCAAGAAGTCCACATACCAATCATAGCACCCCCTACAATCAAAACTCTATCACTTCAAATAGAAGCTCCCCAGTTCCTAAGAATTCAGTCAACTCAAGAATTATACCACAAACAATGAATCCACCTATAGATATGAAGTCGAACAACATATTAAATCCAGAAAAAGACACAGATACTTCTAGAGGAGACCATCTGGAATCAAAAGCTTCTAGTATTAGTAGCGCCAGCGGAACAACTACcacaaacaataacaacgTTAGTAATAACAATTCAACGGGGAAAACtcaaattgtttttatcCACAAATTATATGACATGTTGCATGACGAGTCGATATCCCATCTTATATGGTGGTCTCCAAGTTTGGATTCATTTTATGTAACGCCAGGAGAAGAGTTTTCTCGAGTGTTGTCCCAATATTTCAAGCACACGAATATTGCATCATTTATAAGACAATTAAACATGTATGGATTCCATAAAGTAAATGAGCCATTTTTAAACCAAGAcgatcaacaacaacaacaacaattacaatcaAATAGATGGGAATTTAGACACTCTACCAACCAATTTAGAAAAGGCGACACTGAATCGTTAAAGAATATAAAACGAAGAAGCTCCAAGACATTGAATGCACAAAAGGAAGTTGTCAATATAAAATCTTTACCACCGACTTCTCATCCAATGGAATACAACACTGGCTACTCTTATCAAAATGAAGATAGTGCTCATTATTTTGTTCACCATCACAGTATAACCACCATGCAATCACCTGCTGACATGAGACCTCGTTCTCCATCTACTCCTATACCAATGCAACCATTAgcacaacagcaacagcaacagcagcagcagcagcagcagcagcagcagcaactCCCTTCCCAGCCTGTACCTAATGGCCCACCTGTTTTTAGCGGACCAATTCCACCAGGTGCCGTGAATCAATCTCCACAGGAGTATCTTACGAGaccatcaattttaaacaaCGTCCAAGGATCTTTTGAAAATGCTACAAATTTTAAGTTTGTTGAATTGACTAATCAAATAAACTTATTGCGAAATGACTTTTTTACAATGAATAATCGATATGAGATACTTCAAAATGAGCTAAAGTACCAAACAGCAGATTCTATGGCAGTTTTGGAAATTCTTGAGAAATTGTCTAATGACAACAGAATTGCAACTGATATACgagatttgaaaaatgtgGTAAGCCAAAGAATGCAAAGATTAAATAATCAGTTTATTCCTCAACAATCAAACTTTGCACCACATATACCAGgacagcaacaacaacaacagcatGGTAACTCTGTTTCTTCAAACTATCATCTTGAGTCAACTAATGTTTCCAGGAATCCGTCTACAACCAACCTCAACGTTGCTCCTCAACCATACCCTTTGAACCCTCACTATACAATTTATGCAAACAATCGTGCGCTGGGGAGTTCAGAAATTAATAATGGTGTCTTCCGTGCACGTGAAGACAGTAATAATTCAAAGAGAAACTTGTCTGTATATGACCCATTGCAACCAGTACCATCTAGAAATAGCTCGAGAATCTTAATTGAAGAATCAACACCAACTCACCCACCTACAAATTTTAACCCTCAACAACTGCAGTCACAACTGCAAGTTCAATTGGGCCCAGCAATGCCACCCCAAGGTTTCCGCAATCGAGCCGAATCAACTTACTCTCCATTGAGTCACCTGAGTAATAAATCgcaaattttaaataaagcCCCGACACCAGTAAATCATTCACCACTTGttcaacagcaacaaaagGAGGCCAAGCAAGAACTAAATGACAGTTCTGTTGCACCACCATCTCAATCATCCCTTCCAGTAACAAGACCACTTTCtcgacaacaacaacaacaacagcaaacGTTACATCATCCATCAACTACCTCATCTAGAACTAACTCATTACCTAATCCCGTTGCAGAACACCCAGCCCCTCAATCGTCATACTTTATGCAACGTAATTCATTCAATACTGTTTATGAACATCAAAAACTGTTGAGGGTACCATCACCTAAAAGAGTAAGATATGCCACCCCACCAAGAAGTATACCTGAACAACCGATATCATCTACTGCTCCAACCACCATGATAACATCCACATCCAAACCCACTTCTACTTCTGGAGCTGCGATTTCGCGATCTGAAAATCATTCAGTGGTATCTTTGACGGGAGGGGCATTGCCTAGTGTTAGTGAATTGGACAAATCCATAAGGACAGGTAGTCTGGTGAGTTTGCCaccaatcaaatcaatcaaagataatgataataaaaacGATAACGGTAATAGTGATGACAATGGGAACGATcataaaaagagaaaattaGAATAa